A region of the Mytilus trossulus isolate FHL-02 chromosome 11, PNRI_Mtr1.1.1.hap1, whole genome shotgun sequence genome:
ggtacaaaaaaaagtaatgaaagAACAGTTTGAACTTGTTGATCTTATTtctttttgacatatatatgtcaaattaatttaaatcaattgaaaacaatagCAACGAAAGACAATTGTATTTAACTATATATCGCATCGTGAAGTTTAAACAAAGAAATTAGTTCAACAAAAAAGTATCGTGAGATTGATTTCTAAATCTCGTTCTACcactaatttaaaaatatgactacatttgaaaatattcggATATGgactttataaattttgttgtccttttcattttattagtatacaaattttctaaagtacTAACTTACGGTAAGTCACGAACTATGCTCGAAAAGTTTCAAAACTTAAATTAGAATTATTAGGTATCGTTTCTCCGCGAATAtgacatgtttttatttactcaaTTTATCTCAAAATTATCGGTAATTTTGATAGTTATGTGTAATAGTATGTACATTATGTGGTATGTCaatagttatatatttataataatttggcCAATTCGACACGAGCGTGTATCCGTTAACTTTTACCATAGGTATTTTGAGacaggacaattatttttaaccctccccctttttccacAGTTCGttacttttagttattttttcgatacatttgaattgttttcgcGTTTTACAGTATTATAGGAACATAAATATACtagaaataatttgtatttactatttattttctaTCAATTCCATGTGTACTATTCACAGCTTTCGCTGATGTATTTATTATAGTTTAACTTGATAgttatagaaagaaaaaaagatagaGAGTTATTTCTAGCATTTTTTTGTTCATATGATACAGAAAAAACGCAaaatacaattgaaattaatagaagaaaaaaaaaaccgactGAAAAAGGGGGATGCGTATAAAGAATAATGGTCCTTTCCCAAGTACGTTTGACCTTTCGCCCCTCTTTACTAGAAATACCTGTATGTTAATGGTCCTGCTGTCTTGTATCCACTagttaaacatttcaaaaacttCCATACGAATGAGAAATAATAAGTTCTCAAGAGATATATCGGAGCGAGTGGTCGAAAAGGAATTCACATTTTTCATGAAtagataaaaaagaagatgtggtatgattgcaaatgagtcAACTCTCCACATtgacaagagaccaaaatgacacagaaattaacaactataggtcgccatacggccttcaacaatgagaaaagcaaaaatgcattttataacttattaGTGCATACTTCCTTATTCAATGACATCAAGTGGACTAACCAATTTCCTACTCGTTCAATGCTTTCTATCAGAATATAGATtaaaaaatgaccatacaaAATTTTGACCTGGCATTGGAAGAAGTCCGTCAAATTTCTATGTGAGAAAATAAAGTACTAATGGTACACGGATTtagcatacatgtatgtatataaatatatatacaactcgtctaaacatcaacccaacaatgttagatctcttaatatttacatgttatatttaatttctttagaTCATGTAACAACATGCGCAGTGTCGTCTACCATTGGAGAGTCTGTTCCTTATGACTTTAAAGATTTGCTGGACAGTAGTACTggtaagattaaaaaaaataatcatttagcTACAAAAATGTAGCACAGACGAACATGAATGAAATACCAACGAAGAGGAAACAAAGTTCTCAAAGGCAAATACCGACTCCTCTTATTTGTGGTCCtcaattttgtacttatttggccttttcaactttgtttgaTACGAGCgtgactgatgagtcttttacagatgaaacgcgcgtctggcgcaattACTGAATTTAATCCTGTTATCtgtgatgattttattttaaatatatgtgtCACTATTCTCAGACCGGTATTTAATTATTGGtgccattggcaatcatataacatataaaaagaagatgtggtttgattgcaaatgagaaaactgtCTTGATAAGGTTATAGTTTACTCTCTTGAAACATTTATTCTTGACAgatttaaattcttttaatcatttattaattattttaaatgttttattacttCTTGACAAAGGTATTTCTTATTGGAGAACATCTTAAAAATAAACTCTTTTGGTTATCATTTATATGTgaacaaattatgtttttatgaattataaatcCCTACACACAAAATGCAATCGGCGGTAACAAGGGAAAATATGCTGCTGTTAACATAAGTGTTTTAAGTTATTTATGTGTATCCTTCTCCAACAATAGGCGCAGTATACATGGTAGAAGACGAGAACTTCCAAGTGAAATGTTGTGGTGTAATATCATACTGGGAGATAAATGCTCGATCTCTGGCCACCATTCATTTACACGTATGGAGAAGGTTGTCGTCAAACTCATATGAACTGGTTGGGTTCAATACTGTTACACCCATGGGTAAGTAAAAAGattgttgaataaaaattataacaccTTTCCGTCCCCtcccaaaaaaaaccccaaacaaacaaaacaaacaaaccaaccaacaaataTCTAGAATGAGTTCAAAAGTTTTTGCCAAATTTTCAATCACATACCTTGTTTCCTTGCTTAAACATATTTGAGAACACAAATAGATAACTAAATAAGTGGAAACACATAATTCAGGATATTACTActgaaacataaaaaatcacacttttataaaacacataacttttttttacagatgtTGGCCATTTTGAATACGATGTTCCTATCTCGGAGAGGATTAGTGTAAAACATGGTGACTACATAGGATGGTATGTAAATACTTTATATGTCATTGAAATTATGTTCCTGAATAAtggaacaattatttttttgaaagcaCGTATAATGTATGTAACCATACAAATGATCTTTAGTTCTACAAgttcaaggggtacaatcaaattCACATGATggatatatacaatgtacacacaccggaagttacagtcgaactcgccgcttgaaaggtaattagtagttgcattttcttgttttttcaattaaattttgattaataagttggcacaccacatgtcggatagtatgtagtttaaaaatacacaattgtttttgctaaaaagcgtgcagttatttttttgggggaaaaaaatgttttggacccggagaaaaaaaaaatgttcgtttCACCCTTCGTTAaaattgaaggaaaaaaaaaatgttttcggtttatcgctaaaaaaatagattgttcttcgcaAAAGGCGAAAGAAAAagtttgtacagaaaaaaaactaatagccccccccccctccccctccagaaaatcaaatggttgctgcctaactGGCTAAAGAAGCAGGTGTAGGTTAACCCGTCGTTTTGTTTGGAAAATGCATGTATTAAGTCAAGAACACggcaattgtttgaatataactttcatttgttctttttattgatAGCGTCAGATAGCGTAAGATAGCGTAAGATAGCGTAAGCTAGCGTTAGATTTTGAAAGTTTGTATGGACTTCCCCTTTAAGATATGCCTAAAAGTTTAGTATTGTTTTTCAGTTATACTTTTTGTTACAGACTTTCctaataattttcatatatgCAGCAGTGTTTTATCAATCGTATATTTCGGGTTTTCAGTGAGATGTTATACGGTTTACCATATTCATGTTTGTTTCCTAGTACAGTTTAAAATccgatttttttgtcaaatttaaaacaaatatctaattttggtttatttgtGTGAAAACATTTTActagaaattttattaaaaaatactctTATTTCAATGTCTTATGTCTCTTTTGTTTCCATGAAACATTTTTAGCTTACAATTTGGACTTAATATTCGGGGCCAAATATAACCGAACGTACCCTTTGAAAGTATGGACGTAAAACAGAGAAATCTGTTGGATGTTATATGTTAAATACGACACTTATTACCGAAGAGATTTCTTTTCAACAGCCTGATATATTCTCCTAAACATATATGCTTTCTCGTCTCTAAAAGATGACATGTCTTTCCTTATTTGTGTAGTAATAATCTTATATTATAACAGTTATtagaaatacattattttttattgctcATTTGGTTTCTTTTAATGAGGGtctgaaagtttttttttattttggtacaCCGTTATTACAAATGCATCTTTTCTATTCATCTTTTCCAAACTATTCTGTTTGTCTCGCCTATTATTCTCTATTATGTAAACACCATGTAGACCCTCTTTTCTAACTTTGTTTTATTCGTGGTGAGACTTTATTTGCAGGTTCACAGCGGGTTCAGAGGTGATTTCGTACAACGAGCATAGTTCATACCCAATCATGAACAGAAAGTTTACGGGACAGACTAGTTTTACTGTTGGAGAGACTAGAGACTGGACTACTAGTAGAAATACTATAACAAACAGACAGTTTGCTATTGGTGCCCGGACGGCCTCAGGTACAATAATAACaaggaaaaaacaaaacaacaacattgaaatgtagaaaaaaaacaccatacaCTCCAccctaaaaataaaacaaacaaaaaaacaaaacataacttAACACCAGTGCTACCATTTTGACAGttgattatttaataaaagttgaTACGCAACTTGTTTATTCTCACAGTTAAAGTTTCGGAGCTTTGGTAATCTGGCTATTAATTTGTTCTCAAAAGCTGGATCCTCAAAGCATACACACTGTTATGTGATACCGTGAACTTTCGTATAAAAAAAGATCGAAAGtggttttgtttaaaatgatcAGGAGAACATTGATTCTACATATAGCCTCTCCCCTATACTACTAGTATTCCGTTAATACTatccatttgtatttttttgttgcttATATTCATTCAATTAAAAATTCGATTTAGGTGATACTCCAACTCTGAATATTGGTACCAATTATGAAATGACTATTGACGAATCAACAGTTGTTGGTACAGCGATACTCACCCTATCCGTGGTCGATGACGATGTCTCAGATATACATACCATTAACGTACTCAGCACAGATAATGGATACTTTGAGCTCAATTCTTGTAAGTTGGTTGTAAAATAAGACgcataaaactatttttatttgataatggtgttttatatataaattagataaATAGATAGATTTTATTGTTCAATCAATCAAAAGTgtatcaaaaaataatattactaattgaaaaaaaatgttgacatgTTAACCAACAAACTAAAACACAAATGACACATGGCTGAGAGTGTAATTATTTTCCTggagaaaaaaacccagaattTTAAGTGAgagaaaataagaagaaaaggGAATGATTTTAATATGCTATTGACCTTCGACCTTTTTGATAAACTaaatgttgttaatttttgaaattgttcttcatacagtaaatttttaactgCTCTCTACGTACAAGAGGGTACCATTGAAGCAGTGTTACACAAATAGTCGTTGTAAGCCAAGAATCTCATCCTGGTATtgaaccatttaaaaaaaatgtaatttcaaaATGGACCATAATAATACAATTACAAAAACTACAAGCAAATTTATTGCTTGTCTTAATTTGGGTGTACGAATATTTAATATGGTTGAACTAATTGCTTAATGTTTGTTGTAGTGGCGCTGGAGACACTACAAGATGAGATACCAGAAGCCACTTATATAATGGAACTAGAAGTTATAGATGAGTGTTACCACACCTCAACATCAACTGTTGCCATAACAGTTCAAAACACTGTAAGCTATTCTACAATATTATTCCTCTTAAGTAACCAGAGCAACACGTGTCAATAGCTTTTCCTTCTTTCCAAAGGATGCTtacaatattcaaatttttcaCGATCTTCCTTAAATCCCCTCTTCATGGAGCCGGTGTTATTTGCATTGACAGGATGGGAAAACCTTTTTGGATTTTTGTGTTCCTAGTTAAAGGAGGCTCTTAAACGATTTTATCCTTCCGTTTACAACTGAATTGTATGTACTGTGATctgtttgaatgattttctGTTATCTGTAGTTATCCCTGTGTGTTGTCATACCTTTTGGTTTAAAACGTTGTCAAACAGCTATTGGAATGAACAATAGGTCTGATCATAAAACTGCATTGTAGGTAGTATGACGTTGTACTCACTCATTACCATCAGTTAGGAATGGCAATAGCTTACAAtgtaatgtttttataaatatattccaGCTTATCACTATAGATAATTTGCCGCACACAATAACAATTCGAGAAGATTTGTATATCGAAGAAAAAATATACGATCTAATAGTAACTGAAGCTACTGATATATGGTATTGTGATATGCTGGATACAAATGATACACCTTTCCTAACAAGACAAGAAGATGCCGGAGGACCCAGTCCAGgcaagtataaaaataaataaattataaggtttttctttatgcatggacaaaaacaattcaaagtaaATGTACCAAATATCGATCaatgtttttgtgtaaaattgagaatggacatgggaatgtgtaaaagagacaacaacccgacaaattcacacacccggaggcgtccatcagctggcccataaacaaatttatatactagttcagtgataatgaacgccatacgaaactccaaattgtacacaaggaactaaaattaaaaatattacaagactaacaaaggccagaggctcctgacttgggacaggcgcaaaaatgcggcggggttaaacatgttgatgagATCTCAAACCTtctcctatacctctagccaatgcagaaaagtaaacgcataacagtACGCACATTagaattcagttcaagagaaacaaaaatgttatctagtaaaattTCAAGGGcagatatagtatcaaagcatgtccaattgtcattgtttttttttgtttattgctactaaaaaatgacctaaaagagtctGAACATATATaatcacattctgacttttaaatgcccatttaattaggtgtgtgaattttttcttaatgagaatgtgaggcaatgtggtatatagGATAGAAAAATCGAAACTTTGAACAGATCCAAAAtaaccaatataagcatgcaatttatcaggTACTTCCAATgagtttttgacactccaaagGTTATTagttccactattttcgaaggccttatttgaacaatttattatcaggtttttgattgtaccaggtgtactggtaagaagaatagttaatttagtagtggaacaatggcttgaagacgaaataaatctatatttgtaaggtgttttgtgtagcttcggaagccaatacatagttgggactttcattttttttggttctgcttgtaaagcggtagctaaatgtttatgtttgttacagatttcgttttctgaaaaatgGCGTCAGTTgaaatgttggtgaattggtgatttctttttgtaaaaccTCAATgtaatttacgtcaaacaataataatattattagcagctttatcggccagGACAAAatcaaattccttggctagtctttttagtttatgatattacgacactcattccaattaataattgacgggggacgatatttaggtcctttactgaggaataaTTGTTACTcccggtcttgaacgatgttaagatctcctgttgaAATGGGTGCATAAAtgtattcggaattactgcaattacatgaagtaggggtattttcactgatagtaacatctttacacaattggctacaattaaacacaaatttccgaatagatttcttgtaaatttaacaaataagaGGGATATCAAAATATCCCGGAATTTGTTCTCTAACATAATGGTAGTTAACGGTCCTACTAAAAAGCGCCCGGGAGCGCCCGCGAGCGCCCGGgaaaagaaaaagcgcccggggaaGGAAAATTAGCGCCCGggagaataaaataataatattttataacaataaaaagttttcaagttcctaaaaaaaaatcgttgcTTGTTTTGTCCTTAATATAAATGGGGATATGTACGATGCTACATCGAAAGtgttgtttatatcttttataaaactaaaactttGACTGTTTTAATGCCTATGCTTATCAGGAATTTAATGCTTAGTTTTTGAATTAAACCAAACTCCTGCTTTTTACCCCCTTCCCTTAACGACTGTACATGTATAGTACTGCTTTATTTGCTGATTTATCATGtgttacttttttaattttgattagataaatatttatctgtgaaatttaagtgttttttttacatttttcatttaaatattatttttgaaaaacatgtcttttgaattttacattttataaatcttcCGCATAAACTGTGATCTATTATTATCTGTCTTTCGAAACAGTAttcatatattattgttaaaattgaaacattcatacatgtacttgtattgtgctttattatacatgtctattatctgaatttgcaAATTACTTCAgcgtataaaatttaaaaaaaaaatcaatgaacatAACTTATTTCATCGACACAAAGTTGTCTCATGCCAAtataatatctatatattttcccCGGGCGCATTTTCTTTTCCCCCGGGCGCTATTTGTTCTTacccgggcgctttttcttt
Encoded here:
- the LOC134689872 gene encoding uncharacterized protein LOC134689872, which encodes MDFINFVVLFILLVYKFSKVLTYDHVTTCAVSSTIGESVPYDFKDLLDSSTGAVYMVEDENFQVKCCGVISYWEINARSLATIHLHVWRRLSSNSYELVGFNTVTPMDVGHFEYDVPISERISVKHGDYIGWFTAGSEVISYNEHSSYPIMNRKFTGQTSFTVGETRDWTTSRNTITNRQFAIGARTASGDTPTLNIGTNYEMTIDESTVVGTAILTLSVVDDDVSDIHTINVLSTDNGYFELNSLALETLQDEIPEATYIMELEVIDECYHTSTSTVAITVQNTLSLCVVIPFGLKRCQTAIGMNNRSDHKTAL